tttgcagattcggtccgctttttcagcaaactgaccaaaatacccttattactttttctctttcctctttctctctcttcttcgtttctctcgttctttttttttttctcaccggtagagcggaggcagaaacgatccgtctcgcctctcaccctcatactctcgccctcgcccttgccctcgtccatgcaccccccaccttcctcgcctccgaccccgttaaggccacgccgcgacttttttttttttgcttttttattttcttttcttctccgactcttctccaccgtctccgacgacgacgcctctcgcccttccccgcccttctcatctctccctctccctcattttctgccgcttccgacgacgatttatcttcgccggcgccgacgtcgacaccgtagaggtcactgcggcgctacaccttagcggcgtcgtcaccggcgccgtagctgttggcagagaagatgacaaaaaaattatagaaaaaacagaaaaaattatactctttgaacgaaaattatactattttttatcttaaactgcatccttttaagtgctatttatactgtttctcctcttgttgcactgtttcttctgttgtcgcactatttctcctcttatttacacagaaatggtgtaacaagaggagaaacagtataaatatctcttaaaagggtgcagtttcttctcttattgtattgtttctcctcttgttacactatttcttctattgtttacacagaaatggtgcaacaagaggagaaacagtgcaacaagagaaaaaacagtagatatatcttttaaaacagtgcagtttctcctcttgttgcactatttctcctcttatttatacagaaatagtgcaacaagaggagaaacagtatatatatatcttaaaacagtgcagtttcttctcttcttacactgtttctcctcttgttgcactatttttcctcttatttacacagaaatggtgcaacaagaggagaaacagtataaatatctcttaaaatggtgcagtttaagataaaaaacagtgtaataagaggagaaatagtgaaacaagaggagaaacagtgcaacttttgtttaaaaagtgtaactttcatattaattgatgcagtttacacctgaaagagtgtaataagaagagaaacagtgtaaatatttatcaaagagtgtaattttcgtttaaagagtgtagttttcatcttaaagctgcagtttacatcttaaatagtgcaacttataattttttttgcagttaacgatacaatttgatgttcatccttctttttatataattttttatctttattttttttttctgttttttctataattttttttgtcatcttctctgccaacagccacggtgccggcgacgacaccgctaaggacccccgctccgagcctgtagcgccacagtgacctccacggtgtcgacgtcggcgccggcgaagatgcatcgtcgtcggaggcggcagagaatgagggagagggagagatgagaagggcggggaaggacaagaaggacgagagaggcatcgtcgtcggagacggtggagaagagtcggagaagaaaagaaaagaaaaaagcaaaaaaaaaaaaaagtcgtggcgcggccttggcggggttggaggcgaggaaggttgggggtgcgtggacgagggcaagggcgagggcgagggcgagggcgagggcgagggctagagaatgagggtgagaggcgagatggactgtttccgcctccgctctgccggcgagaaaaaaaaagaacgagagaaacgaagaggagagagaaagaggaaagagaaaaagtaaaaagggtattttggtcagtttgctgaaaaagtggaccgaatctgcaaaaacgaaaaaggtggcccggttttgcaaaagcccaaaataagtggattttttatgcaaattggccaaaattttttttctttacttttttttgtattctttattccctttttttctatcctaagtattttttttcactattgcgatctctccctcactctctatTGCAGCCATCATCATTGTCGTAAACGCTTCTTGGAGAAGCGAGTGCACGTCTTCATTCTCACCCTCACAGGCGACAACGAGCATTGTCTCGGCCATAATCTCATCCCCTTCGTCTGCTTCGCTTTCACCTGCGCTTGCTCcaattcctcctcctccggtgCCAGCGTCGGTGACgaaaacaaaggaaaaggaCATAGTGCCACTCTCTTTACGGTCGCGAAGGCCGTGGAAGTGTTGGGGGAGGgtcgaaaagaaaaaatattgagaaaaaaaaatcgagaaaaaaaagaataagaatattttaataaattttttgaacatGAGAAATGAATCTATAAATccaagggttttttttttgcatttagccccctgaaaaaaaattattttaaaaatagtcccatcaaatttaaatttgtaaaaatggtcCTGACCTTACCATGTAGGCGCCACATGAGCGCCACGTGGACTGGTTGGACCGTGTTTCATACTTATCTTTTTCATAATacgtatattttttctttcctttttctttctccagacacggtgaaccattcaccgtgtttagacacgatgaatggttcaccgtgtttaacttaactattTGGCCCAGCCCGGCCCGCATtgcgctgatgtggcgcctgcGTTGCAGGatcaggaccatttttgcaaatttaaatttatcaggatcatttttaaaataaatttttttctggGGCTAATTgtcaaaaaaagccctaaatcccaaaataaaagcctatttttacaaaatcGATAAAtggataaattttttaaatgcaaattggccaattataaattataaatttattaaattattattaagtcCGCATAAAATGTCTGCTCTGCGGATACGAACACCACCCGGGTGTGACGGTGTCTCCTTTTCCGAGCTCTCTGAGTGTTTTATGGCACTAGTGGCTTCCGAGGCCCCAAGATGCCACCTTTCACTCTCTCTTCCCCCTCCGACCACTCCTTCCTCTCCTTGTCCCCCTCCTTCGGCCGCTTCAAACCCCTAGCTCCCCCTCGCCTCATCCTCAGAAACCCTAACCCGAACCCCAATCGAGAATCCCCATCCAAAGAGCTCCACATCGGTACCACATCCTCCCTTAACGCCCAGTTCTACGCCTCTAATCGCCAAAGCCGCGCAGGAGTCGCCAAATCCGAGCCCAAATCGCTCAATTTGAATCATAATGAGCCTTTCAGCAGTTGCCCAGATGGTGGTTCCGCTTCTTTCGCGTCCGCACACCACCCGTTCGACGAAAGTCCCCAGAGAAGAGCCGCGTTCTACGCTGCAACGATTGGCGCTCACTGCCGATCGCAGCGGTGGGAGGAAGCCGTGTCCGTGTTTGCTTCGATGTTGGAGGACGGTGCCGCGCCCGATAAGTTCCTCGTACCGAAGATCCTTAAAGCGTGCTCTGAGCTCCGGAATGGTGGCGTGGGCGCTTGCGTTCACGGGTTCCTGGTGCGAGCGCCAATAGAGTTTGATGTGTTTGTGGGGAATTCGCTTATTGACATGTATGCCAAGTGCGGCGACCTCGCGTCTGCTCAAGCCGTATTTGGTCAAATGCCGGAAAGGGATGTTGTTTCGTGGACTGCGCTCGTGAATGCCTATTCCGATGCAGAATACTTGGATGAAGCTTCtagaatatttaatttgatgctTGCGAGCGGGGTCAAGCCGGATCTGATTTCATGGAACGCCTTGATCTCCGGGTTTGCTAGGAATGGTGACATTGATACGGCTCTTTGTTTATTGGATAAGATGTGCGCGGACAGGATCAAACCAGGCACCAATACTTGGAATGGAGTCATTTCGGGTTGCGTTCAAAATGGGCTTTTTGACAATGCTTTGGATGCTTTCAGCGAGATGTGCTTACTGGAAAAGCCGAATGGTGTTACCATCGCAAGCATTCTTCCCGCTTGCTCTGGCTTGCATTCATTGAATCTAGGCAGGGAACTCCATGGATATGTGATTAGAAATAGAATTAAGCTGAATGTATTTGTGGGCGGGTCATTGATCGACATGTACTTGAAGTGCGGGAAATTCAGTTACGCAGAGCGGGTGTTTTCTGAGCTCGAGAGTAAGAATTCGACGGTGTGGAATGAGATGATCGCGGCATATGCAGATGAGGATAACATGAGCGAGGCATTGAAGCTCTTTCGATTGATGCAAGAAGATGGATCGAAGCCAGATGTGGTCACCTATAATGTTTTCATCGCTGCTTATGCCAAAAAGTGTCAAAAAGAAGAGGTCTTTAATATGATTTCTGAGATGGGACGCGCCGGTTTGAAACCTAATGTAGTTTCTGTGAATTCGATTATATCAGGTTTTCATCACTGTTATTTAAATGTTGAGGTGTTAGAATTGTTTCGAAGTATGCAGTTTCCAAACGGTGCAAATGCAAACAGTTGCAGTTCACCTCCTGATATGCTAGATTACGGCATTCAACTGAATGCTGTTACCATTAATTCAGTGCTATTGGTGTTGACTGACCTTAAATTACTTCATTTAGGAAAGGAAGTTCATAGCTACGTTCTGAGAAATGGTTTCGAATCCAATATCTTTATCTCAAGCACTTTGGTCGACATGTATGCGAAATGTGGCAATATGGTCTATGCTACTATCGTCTTTAATggaattaaagagaaaaatagtgTGTCATGGAACATTCTAATTGCTGGGTACAACCATAATGGAGAGCCTGGATCTGCCCTAAATTTATTCCCGAAAATGCTGGGAGAGAATATTGTTCCTAATTCGATAACCCTAATGATCCTACTGTTTTCCTGTAGCATTATGATGGCTTTAAATCTGGGGAAAGAATTACATGGGTACATTGAGAAAACAAGGCCTAATGAATATCCTGTTACTCTTGCATGTTCTTTGATTGATATGTATGCAAAATGTGGCAGTATAAAGGACGCCAAATTGGTATTCGATACAACTGTTCAAAAGGACATAGCAGTGTGTAATGCAATGATGACTGGCTACTCCCTACATAAAATGCCCGAGGACGCAGTAAATCTGTTTCAGGAGATTGAACTCTCTGGCCTAAAACCAGATCATATAACTTTCTCTGCATTTCTTTCGGCTTTAAATCAAGAAGGTTTTGTAGAAGAAGCTCGGAAATATTTCAACAGCATGGTAACTGTCTATGCAGTTTCGCCAACTTTGGAACACTTCACATGTATGATCGACATTGTGGGAACCGCCGGTTTACTCAAAGAGTCATTAGATATTATTGCAAGTATGCCATTCGAGCCCGATGCTTGTGTGTGGGCTACCCTTCTCAAAGCCTGCAGACTACATTCAAATCATGAGATAGGAGCGAAGGCTGCGGAAGCTCTTTTTCAACTAGAACCCCGTAATGCTTCAAATTACATAGTACTCTCTAATATCTATGCCATGTCCGGCATGTGGGATTCTGCTGCTAGAGTAAGGGATTTAATGAAGGATCGCGGGTTGAATATGGTTAGACAATGCAGCCAATTGTATGTTGGTACGACAGTTCATTCATTTAAAGCGGGAGATCGATCTCATTGTGAAATAGGGAGGATTTTGAATTTCTGGAGAATTTTAACCGATAAAATGATGAAGAGTGGATATGTTCCTCTAGACGCTGTGTTTTGCAATGAGGGTCAAGTTGATCCTTTTACTTGTTACCATACTGAAAAGCTCGCGATATGTTTCGGACTCATATCTACGAGCCCTTACAGCCCGATACACGTATCGAAGAACATAAGAATGTGCATGGACTGCCACTATTCAGCAAAGTTCATCTCGAGAACTTATAATCGAGAGATAGTTGTCTCAGATGGGTGCTCCTACCACTATCTTCAGAATGGCGTATGCAGTTGTAGAGACAAATGGTGATTACAGGGAAGCAATTTGTGTTGCAGGCGCAGTTCAAGTATCGGTGCGAAATTGTTGGAGATCTTTAAAGCTTTTCATTTGCCAGGATCGCGCGAACTGCTATCGTTCGACAACCGGAGGGAATGACCTAGAAAGCAGTTTAGGCTATCGATGTTGGGACCCGGAGACTACTTGAAAAGGAGCCAAGCCaaaaaaaagtgcaactttttcATGTACATAGATTTTGAGCATAATGAAGCAGCACTAAGAATATCTAATAAAACAGGAAATTTACATGACATTGATAGATTAAGTGTTCACATTCAATTTTAGAAATCATATGCTGTTAATGCAGGGGAAGGCTATTTGACATCTCTTAAGCAAAACCCCACTTTGTCTTTACACAAAGCTTTGATGGCAAATGCGTGATGCTTGAAACATATCTTCTGGTTAATGCTAAAATAAGATGAGATGTTTGTGTTTTTTGACATACTATGTAAAACTAGCCCTAGAGGAAACTTCTTAGTGCATTTCACTGCTTTGCCTCTGCAGGCATTATTGGTGTTGCCGATAAATGAGTTGTGATGATTTCGGACACAACTTGAGCATAACACAAAAGTATTGAATCCAAAACTTAAAAATGACAATGATGTGAGTTAATGAacactagtgtagtgacccagACGTTACGGCGGATAGATATggttaaagtgaaaattttttaaaaataaaatatcagtttagaacaaaaaataataaatatagtctatattataaacaaacacttaaaaaaaaataaaactataataaaaaagaatcaattgtttcaataaaattattcaatcttattcaaaaaatatggtatatcatgcaaatggatatttaaaattatttttataacacaataatcaaataaaatgtcATATTGCAGTTAATATGACATCACAATAATATGCAAgataatttacaaatattatatatatattattgttaaaataaatataattattattttaaatataaataaatgagcTGGGGTAGCTCAGTTGGTTAGAGCGTGTGGCTGTTAACCACAAGGTCGAAGGTTCAAGCCCTTCCTCTAgcgaataaaattattatttttttactttcataattaattttaaatttttaaaaattgataattttctGTTGGCACAAGGTTTAAGACCCAGTtattaaaatccaaatttcaaattaattttaaattttaaatttattattattattattatttgttaggTTTAAGACCCAGTTATTAAAATCTAATATCTTAGATAGTGTTGTACTATTTAAAAAACTTGTAGGGTTTTAGTAATTCTATCGTATAATTCAGTGTTTTCTGTAATTAAAtactatttgaaaaatatacacGCATCTAAAAAANACTGGGCTTATTTTGCCAAACTGTAGAGTGTAGTATTTTTGTAGTAATTAAGTATTGTATAATATAGTGTTGTACTATTTAAAAAACTTGTAGGGTTTTAGTAATTCTATCGTATAATTCAGTGTTTTCTGTAATTAAAtactatttgaaaaatatacacgcatctaaaaaatagtataaaatattataaacttataaaatactgccaaaatattatttttaatattttatcaataaaattaaTCTGAGAccagccaattttttttttgattattggTGAATATAAATTATTAGGGCAATTGCTTATGTATCCCCCATTTTCTAAAATACCCTCTGAAATTTTGAATCTCCTCAATAAACCCGCAAGGGCGGAAATATATTTGCAAGAAGCCAATAATTTTTCAGgaataaatttgaaaacaaaaagtGCAATTTTGATAATAATCTATTCTCTAAGTTTTAAAGGTAATATTAGATGTTAAccctaaaatattaaaatgttgTTCTTTAATATCTTAAACTTGTCAAAAATAGTAATTATTCtatgttatttaatataatatcagaacagaaaattttgattttgagagAATAATGATTACTTTTCATTATTTAACAATTAACTCATTTGGTTTGaacattttaagataaaactTATTGACCCACCAAACAAAAATGGCGCTTCCAACATTTAACTTTTGAAGTTGCTTGGACAAATTCATGCTCTTACAACATTTATTAATTGCATGCATGCAGTGATACACTGATACGTGCGTGCCCCTTCCTCACGTTCCCATTAACTGctcaggaaaaaaaagaaaagaaaagtaaaacagtgtgttgaatttgatcaaattgattATATAAGTTCTGACCAAATTTaatgcatttattttgtatttcatAAGTACAACGACAAAAATTGTTCTACACATTATATGTCAAAATAGGAAACTGATCTTGTCggcaaatatttatataatgtaCTTGCTCTGATAATAGTAGATAATGTATACTTTGGGAATATCAGTTCCCATCAAAGTAACCTTCGATTGTACTCAAATATTTAAGCCCTCGATTTGTAATAACAAGCTTGACGaactcttattaattaatttatgtgAGAATAAggaatgtagaaaaaaaaaggtcaaaaacTATTTGTAATTCTATATAATGtttctaactataattttaaatttttttgctcCGGTAGTTATAGAAATTGCTTTGGTAATATCAGctttcttattaattaaaagtaaaaCTTAACATAATTTCTTGAATTATTTACCATTTTGAATCGACTGtgcaacctttcaaaattttgattttaccgtccaactttgtttgatttgaaagaGTAGTTAATGGCatttttacttcaaaatttggATGCATTATTATCTATagagatttagttaatatacttcATGCATTttctgtaattataaatttgttaaaataaataattagcctAACTTTGAAATCAAAATGTCATTTGACTGACTGATCAAATCGATCAagttgaaaggttggatagtaaaactaaaattttgaaaggtttgtTAGTCTATTCAAAAAGGTGGATAGTTCAGATATGTTCTGTACCTTTTGAGGATCGAAATAGCAacctgagagggagagagtgaattagggttctaaaataaaattacattaaaaTCAAATCAATTAGTTCACAAAAAAGTAAAATGCGAAGAGTTAGagaaaatcaaactcaaaaaaGCACTTAGTTGATTTATTTTGAGGTTCGGTCCTTTGCCTACGTCCCGTCAACTTCTTATCAATACAAGAGAACGTTGAATTTTCACTGAACGATACTTTTGTGGGCAAGCATCAAGCTTTTATACcaaaaatctctttttctcACAAGAAGTTCATGCTATTACAagtctttttctcttttttataagaaatattTCACAACAAAGATCACTCAAACTTAGAGAGAGAATAGAGAGCTGATACTAGCAATTACAAGCTCAGTATTTGAACCACCAAAGCCCTCTATTTATcgtcaaaattcaaaaactagCCGTTTCTATAATTATGCACTTTTAGGCATACTAAACAGGTTTTCGGGTGTCTGTTTCTGTAGTGGTACAATGCTAACGTTCATCAGAGTATTTTTGGATGCCCGGAACAGTTTTTGTGTGCCCGATTCTGGAGACCAACTCTCAACTGCTCTGTGCACAGTGGAAAATAATATGCAATCTTTTGAAATCCAAACGCGCAGAATAGATTTCCGGTGTAAGAAACTATCAAAATCATGATTTTGGTTCTGAATAGTGAGTCCGAAACATGCATCacaattaattcaaatttaaattttaggtttTTTGGGCACCTGAAACAACTTTCAAGCGACCGAAACAACTTTCAGGCACCCGAAAACTCTTTAGTCGCATCTTTGCAGGATCTGGACACCTAGAACACCATGTCTAATCTTCCTCTTTCTATCTGTACATCCTAAAGAAGATTGGGGCACCCGAAACTTCTTTCAGATGCACCTTCGTGCATTTCGGACGTCCAGATGGATGAGTCCAAAGTTAGAACACTTCCGAACCCTTCTTCCGGGATCCCGGTCGAGAGCCcaaaatctttaattttgttgaaatttaatttttataatagttttgaataattttagattttgataattaagtagATTTTTGGCCTTCATCTTGAGTGTACATATCAAGTCATCATGTCCTATTTTGGTTTATGTATGCTTATTAGATATTCAATTTTAGCTCGATACCTATAACTAAAAGTGAACGAAGTTATATTTAAGCTCTAGAAGATCAAATGTGGTCTTTTTTGGTTTTGAAAGGCATAGATATACCTTCAATTCTTAAAGCTCTTTTCCTTATAATTTACCCCCTTTCAATTCTTTCAATTTGAAAACTCTAAAATACAAAACTCAAGATAAAATATTAGTTCCCATcaagatttaattataaattagagCTACTGAACCAACACCTTCTTATCTTAATTttaagagtaatgcttctatacttcttttttttttttgttactgttcattcacgcgtattcaatggctcagatttagtttttttaaaattgtgacctgcaatagtaggtcactttgggagagataccggttaccaggtacctctcaaaaaaggatatttaTGTCTTTTAATGcatgggcaatttagtcattttacctctactatattttcaaaatttttattttctctttgttttttttttctctctctatctttcctttcaaaatttggcatttcatataagaaaattttcaaattatttgacaatatgatcttttaat
This genomic interval from Ananas comosus cultivar F153 linkage group 8, ASM154086v1, whole genome shotgun sequence contains the following:
- the LOC109714478 gene encoding pentatricopeptide repeat-containing protein At2g02980, chloroplastic-like gives rise to the protein MPPFTLSSPSDHSFLSLSPSFGRFKPLAPPRLILRNPNPNPNRESPSKELHIGTTSSLNAQFYASNRQSRAGVAKSEPKSLNLNHNEPFSSCPDGGSASFASAHHPFDESPQRRAAFYAATIGAHCRSQRWEEAVSVFASMLEDGAAPDKFLVPKILKACSELRNGGVGACVHGFLVRAPIEFDVFVGNSLIDMYAKCGDLASAQAVFGQMPERDVVSWTALVNAYSDAEYLDEASRIFNLMLASGVKPDLISWNALISGFARNGDIDTALCLLDKMCADRIKPGTNTWNGVISGCVQNGLFDNALDAFSEMCLLEKPNGVTIASILPACSGLHSLNLGRELHGYVIRNRIKLNVFVGGSLIDMYLKCGKFSYAERVFSELESKNSTVWNEMIAAYADEDNMSEALKLFRLMQEDGSKPDVVTYNVFIAAYAKKCQKEEVFNMISEMGRAGLKPNVVSVNSIISGFHHCYLNVEVLELFRSMQFPNGANANSCSSPPDMLDYGIQLNAVTINSVLLVLTDLKLLHLGKEVHSYVLRNGFESNIFISSTLVDMYAKCGNMVYATIVFNGIKEKNSVSWNILIAGYNHNGEPGSALNLFPKMLGENIVPNSITLMILLFSCSIMMALNLGKELHGYIEKTRPNEYPVTLACSLIDMYAKCGSIKDAKLVFDTTVQKDIAVCNAMMTGYSLHKMPEDAVNLFQEIELSGLKPDHITFSAFLSALNQEGFVEEARKYFNSMVTVYAVSPTLEHFTCMIDIVGTAGLLKESLDIIASMPFEPDACVWATLLKACRLHSNHEIGAKAAEALFQLEPRNASNYIVLSNIYAMSGMWDSAARVRDLMKDRGLNMVRQCSQLYVGTTVHSFKAGDRSHCEIGRILNFWRILTDKMMKSGYVPLDAVFCNEGQVDPFTCYHTEKLAICFGLISTSPYSPIHVSKNIRMCMDCHYSAKFISRTYNREIVVSDGCSYHYLQNGVCSCRDKW